The following DNA comes from Bradyrhizobium sp. SK17.
CAGCTCCGCGCGATTCTGCTCGAGCAGCTTGATGCCCGCGTCGAGCACGAACAGCGACAGATCGGGACTGTACATGTCGGGGGTTTGTCGCCCGACCAGAGCCTCGACATGCTCGATGCCGTTCTCCGCGATGGTCGCGCTTCCGGCCTTTTCCGACGAGAAGCAGATGCCGCCCTCCATGCGGTGGCCGAGCATCTTGCGCAGCTTGTCCTTGGCGGTCACCGCGGCGACGCGGACGCCGGCGCGCGACATCTCGGCGAGGATGGTCGTCGCCCGCATCGGCGTCGCATCGACGATCATGATCTCCTTGCCGGTCTCGCGATCGAGATAATAGTTTCCGGAGATGCCATGCACCGCCGGCGGCGCGCCGGTCACGATCGAGACGTTGTTGGGATTGGTGAAGGTCGGCATCGCCGCGTCGGCGAGGGTGGCGAACCCGCTGTGCATCATCCGCGAAATGTTCGGGAACACTTGCCGCGCATTGGGGAAGTTGAGATAGCGCGGGTCGCATCCATCGAGGCAGATCACGACGGTGGGGCGCGTGGGCTTGCGGTAGCGACGCCCGTTGACTTCGATCATGGAGGCTCCTTGAGGCCAGGTCGGTGAGCGGTGGCCGGTAAGCGGTTTCGGCGCGATCCTAGGAAGCGGCGCCTGGAATAAAAATTGAATAATTTACCGGTTCATGTAACTTTCATTCCCATGAAGCTGCGCGACCTTCCGCTGGTGTCGCTCCGGACATTCGCCGTCGTGGCGGAGACCGGCGGGGTCGCGGCTGCGGCGGAGGCGCTGGGCGTCACCCACAGCGCAGTCAGCAAGCAGGTCAAGCTGCTCGAACGCTGGCTGGGCCAGGCGCTGTTCACGCTGGAGGGACGGCGGCTTGCGCTGACGCCATTCGGCCGGGTGTTGTCGCGTGAGGTTGGACGCGCGCTCGAGGATATTGCCGGTGCCTGCGCCCACGTACAGCGCCAGCGCGAACGCCGCACGGTTACGATCGAGGCGCCGGCGACCTTTGCGATGTACTGGCTGTTGCCGCGCGTGAACCGCTATCGCGCGCAAAATCCGCGTACCGACGTGTGGGTCTCGACCCGGATGACCGGGCAGCCGCCGAATTTCTCGGCGCATGATCTCGTCGTGACGCGTGGCGAGGCCGCGGTGACGTCCTCGCGTCTCGACGAGCGAACGCTGCTGTTCCGTGAGGATCTCGCGGTGCTGACCTCGCCGGAATTGCTGGCGCGCAAGCCGCTCGCCAGGCCCGCCGATGTCAGGAGCCATCATTTGATCGAGTCGATGACCCGCCCACAGGAATGGGCGGCATGGCTGAAGCACGTCGGCGTCAGCGATGCCTTCATCGCCGGTGGACATCGGTTCGATCATTTGTTCGTGGCGATCCAGGCGGTCAAGGATGGGCTTGGATCGGTGGTGGCGCCGCAGAACGTGTTGCAGGAGGCGATCGCGAGTCGTGATCTGGCAAGTCCGTTTCCGGAGCTGAACTTTCCCGGCGAATCCTATTTCTGCTATGGCGTGGCAGGCGGCATCGATCCCGCGACACAGAAGTTCAGGGACTGGCTGGTCCAGGAAGCGCGCACGCAAGCGAGAGCAGCGCCGACGACGCGGCGCTTCGGAGCCCGACGTCCGCCGCCTCGGCCGGGATCGAAGCGCCGGTCCTAGAGCTCGGTCCGGCTGCCGATCTCGACCAGCGAGCCGTTCGGAATCCTGAAGCGGTCGATCGCGTGTGCGGAGTTTCGCGCCATAAATGCGAACACCGCGATCTGGAACCGGGCCAACGGATTGCGGCGCTTGCGGCTGAGCGGATCGTGGCGCTCGACAAAGTAGGTCGTATCCTCCTGCATCGGCACTCCGATCTGCTTTGCGTTCGCAAGGACCGCCGGCAGATCGGGTATCTCGACAAAGCCGAAATGCACCGAGATGTGCCAGACGCCTTCGCAAAGCTGCTCGCAACGGATGCGATCGGAGGGGCGGATACGGGGCACGCTTTCAAAGGTGGCCGTCAAGGCGATCGCCGTCTGATGCAGCGAATGGGCTTGCCTGACGTAGTTGACGATGATCGGGGGAATGCGGTGGCTCAGCCGCGTGAGGAAGATCGCGGTCCCCGGTACGCGCGCGATGTGCTGGTCGCGCAGGCCGGCGAAGAACGCATCGATATGCTCCGACTGGGCCATGCTTCGCCGGTGCAGCGCATCGAGGCCGAAATGCCAGGTGACCATGATGCCGAACAGCAGTGCGCCGAACAGCAGCGGAATCCAGCCGCCTTCTTCGATCTTGAAGAGATTGGCAAGAAAGAACGCAAGATCGACCGTGAGCAGCACGCCGGTGAGCGAGGTCGCTCGCGCCGCGCTCCAGCCCCATCTTCGCCGCATCACCTGGTAGAGCAGGGCAGTGGTCAGGACCATGGTGGTGGAAACGGCCGCGCCATAGGCGCCGGCGAGGCGGTCAGAGCTGCCGAAGCCGATCGTCAGTGCGACGGTCAGGCACATCATGGTCCAGTTCACGAACGGCACATAGATCTGGCCGTATTCCTCGGCCGATGTCTGGTTGATCCGGACGCCCGGAAACCACCCGAGCTGCATGGCCTGGCGAGTCATCGAGAATGAACCGGTGATGATGGCCTGGCTGGCGATGATGGTCGCCAGCGTCGCCAACGCCACCAACGGGTAGATCGCCCAGACCGGCGCGAGCTTGAAGAATGGGTTGGCGCCGGGATCGGGCGAGGCGATGAAGTTGCCGACCTGCCCTGCATAGTTGAGGACGAGAGCAGGCAGCACGAAGCCATACCAGGCGAGCCGGATCGGCGTGCGGCCGACATGCCCCATGTCGGCGTAAAGCGCTTCGCCGCCGGTGAGCGCGAGGAAGACGCCGCCGAGCAGGGTGAAGCCCAGCAGGCCGTGGGTCGTGAGCAGCAGGATGCCGTGCATGGGATTGAGCGCGCGCAGCACCTCGGGGTGCCGGACCAGCGAGGTGATGCCGAGCAGCGCCATGGTCAGGAACCAGAGCAGCATCACCGGGCCGAACGCCTTGCCGATGGTCGCGGTCCCGTGCCGCTGCAACGCGAACAACCCGATCAGGATCGCAACCGCGATCGGCATCGTGTACGGCTTGAATGCCTCGGTCGCGACGTTGAGGCCTTCGACCGCGCTCAGCACGGAGATCGCCGGCGTGATGATGCCGTCGCCATAGATCAGGGCGGCGCCGAACAGCCCCAGCGTCACCAGCCACCGTCCGCGACCGGACCAGCGGGCTCCGGTCAGCGCCATCAGCGCCAGGATGCCGCCTTCGCCGTGATTGTCGGCGCGCATGACAAAGATGCAGTATTTGACCGAGATCGTGATGATCAGCGCCCAGACGATCAGCGAGAGCGAGCCGAGGGCTGCCTCCGGCGTGAAGCCGCCTCCCATCAAATGGACGATCGTCTGAAGCGTGTAGAGCGGGCTGGTCCCAAGGTCGCCGTACACGATGCCGAGCGCGAGCAGGATGCTGGTCGGGCCCGGCGGTTGCTCGAACCGGCGGTGCGCTTCACCCTCGAATCCGGTCGTGTCGTTCAGGGCCGAAACTGTCGAAGACGGCATCCGGTCTCACCCTCGTCGTCGCACCCCGCGCAGGAGGGCCGCTGCCCGCCGACAGATCACCTGATTACAACGGCGATGCTGCCGGATCGTTGCGTCGGCTATCATCGGTCTGTGCGGCAAACGCCCGGAGCGCCGTAACCATCAGCTCCGGCGCCTCCTGGGCGACGCAATGCCCAACGCCGTCGAACCTCCAGCGGCTGGCGTGCGGGATCAGGGCCGCAGCGCGATCAGCCATCTCCTTGTAGACCGGCCACGACTGCTCGGCAGTCGCGATGCGGACCGGGCAGGCGATCTCGGAGAACCACGGGAACGGATTGCCGCGAGAATCG
Coding sequences within:
- a CDS encoding LysR substrate-binding domain-containing protein, which gives rise to MKLRDLPLVSLRTFAVVAETGGVAAAAEALGVTHSAVSKQVKLLERWLGQALFTLEGRRLALTPFGRVLSREVGRALEDIAGACAHVQRQRERRTVTIEAPATFAMYWLLPRVNRYRAQNPRTDVWVSTRMTGQPPNFSAHDLVVTRGEAAVTSSRLDERTLLFREDLAVLTSPELLARKPLARPADVRSHHLIESMTRPQEWAAWLKHVGVSDAFIAGGHRFDHLFVAIQAVKDGLGSVVAPQNVLQEAIASRDLASPFPELNFPGESYFCYGVAGGIDPATQKFRDWLVQEARTQARAAPTTRRFGARRPPPRPGSKRRS
- a CDS encoding potassium transporter Kup encodes the protein MPSSTVSALNDTTGFEGEAHRRFEQPPGPTSILLALGIVYGDLGTSPLYTLQTIVHLMGGGFTPEAALGSLSLIVWALIITISVKYCIFVMRADNHGEGGILALMALTGARWSGRGRWLVTLGLFGAALIYGDGIITPAISVLSAVEGLNVATEAFKPYTMPIAVAILIGLFALQRHGTATIGKAFGPVMLLWFLTMALLGITSLVRHPEVLRALNPMHGILLLTTHGLLGFTLLGGVFLALTGGEALYADMGHVGRTPIRLAWYGFVLPALVLNYAGQVGNFIASPDPGANPFFKLAPVWAIYPLVALATLATIIASQAIITGSFSMTRQAMQLGWFPGVRINQTSAEEYGQIYVPFVNWTMMCLTVALTIGFGSSDRLAGAYGAAVSTTMVLTTALLYQVMRRRWGWSAARATSLTGVLLTVDLAFFLANLFKIEEGGWIPLLFGALLFGIMVTWHFGLDALHRRSMAQSEHIDAFFAGLRDQHIARVPGTAIFLTRLSHRIPPIIVNYVRQAHSLHQTAIALTATFESVPRIRPSDRIRCEQLCEGVWHISVHFGFVEIPDLPAVLANAKQIGVPMQEDTTYFVERHDPLSRKRRNPLARFQIAVFAFMARNSAHAIDRFRIPNGSLVEIGSRTEL